The genomic DNA ATTGGCGTGCGAGAATTACAAGTGCAAGAAGCCATTTTCCAAGTCGCTGACACCATCTGAATTTAGCGAATGGGCTGAAGAGCAGGATGACGAATGTTGGTGCGGATCGTGCGGGGAAGAACTTTCCGTCTCGAACCTGTCTCTCTATTGCTACATCTGTCACGCCGATGTCGATTACATGAGTTTGCCGGACGCTCTTCACTGGCTTGAAGAACGATGCCCGCATTGTGCAGGCAGAGATGTCTGGGAAGCAGACTTCTACTCGGTTAGTGTCGCCGGTTCTTGGTCTCACGTGTACGGCGAATACGACTGGTCGGCCAGCGGAAAACGCAGAGACGAGTTAGAACGAGAAACACGGACAGATTACTGGGAAGGCGTTGTTCATTTCTGCTCTGCGGAAGAATTCATTTCCATCTACAAAGAGCGACGGATCAAGGCAGAGCCGACTGGCCTCTACGGCAGGCGAAATCCCAAAGAAACAAAGGCGGTCTGCCTGAGTGAAACGACGGAACCTAACTGGGAAGAGATCAAAGACATCCATGGTCAGTATGGATTCGTATTTCGCAAACGAGACATGATCGCATTGGAGGGCGCACCTGCGATCTATCTGCCTCAGTCGGTCATCGATGAAATGAAATCGACTGGTGATGTGATTCCACGCAAACTCTGGCCATATCTTTCAAAGCTAAAAATCCCATCGGCCTCGAAAGGAAAGAAACATGATTTCCTTCACGAGCGAGAATGGAGGGTGCCACGGGATATCGACTTCAACAAGACTCGGCCATACGCAGTGACCTTTCCGAAGCGACGACCGGGCATTGAAGAGGAAGAGTTGATTCTCTACGCAGCACAGGAATTCCAAGAGCTTTCCGGTTCTGAATTCAAGGAAGACGCATCACATTCTGACCCGACGCCGGGGGCCTTTTAGACATGATTCTTACTCCCGAGCAACAAAGCCGAGCCATCGAGGTCATGCAGGAATACCTCGCTGCACCGCAAGGCCCAGAAGGTGTAACACCTGCCGAGGCTTCCACAGAACGTGATCGCCAGCGAATCGAATTGATTGAGGGTGAGTTACTGCCTTTGGTCCAAGCCTACTTGGCCGGACAGACTCCGCTGGACGAGTTCAAATCCAAAGTAGATGGCATCAACAAACGAAATGAGCACTGGGGGTTCAAGGGCATCAAAGGGCAGATGTTCTTCAACATGGTCGTCAATGTCTCCAGTGATCCGGGAGAGTGCGATCAGGAACTCAAATCCGCCATTGCTGTTCCGACAAGCGAAGACATGGCCCGCAGCCGTATCAGGACGTTCGCCAGTTACGTTCGCCGACTTGGAGAGGAGCATGTCGAGGGTGGCAGATCGAAGCAGGGACGACCAAAGGCAGGAAGCATTCCATTCTTCCTGTCATATTTCTGGCAGCTTCAGAGTCGTGATGTTTGGCCGGTGTACTACACCAACGGCGTGAAGACGATGAGCGACCTCAATCTCTGGTTGCCAACCGATGACCTCGCTGCGGACTATATCTCGTTCAAACATCTTCACGAAGAATTGGCAGCACTGTTCACCGAGAAGAGCGGGGAGAAGTTTGGGCTGTACGACGTTGAGCACGTCTTCTGGTTCAAAGGAGGGAATCCCTACGGCGGGTCAAAGCCGCTGCCCAAAGAGCAAATCGAACCAACCGTTGAAGAGCCTGACGAGATCATTGTCGCCCCAAAGTTGGATCGACTGCCCGACAGCTACGTTCCTCCAGTGATCGCTGTCTTGCCACGTATCGCTGCGAACGAGGCTGGGTTTGACGACTTGGCAAAGGCATCCGGTATCAGCCTGTCCAGAGCGTTTGAAAAGAACATTCATGCGGCATTCACAATCCTTGGATTCGACGCAAAGTTGCTGGGTCAGGGAGGTGGGCGGGTGCCGGATGGCATTGCTGTTGAACACGACAGTTCCTACGCCCTCATCTGGGATGCCAAGGTTCGTGGTGACGGCTACAGCATGGGCACAGATGACCGGACGATTCGAGAGTACATCACGACTCAAAGCCGGGAGTTGAAACGCCGCCGTTCGATCCGAAACGTCTACTACGTCGTCGTGTCGAGCGAATTCTCCGACGACTTCGACGAATCGATCCGCTCCATGAAGATGGAAACGGAGATCAGCGAAGTGTGCCTCTTGGAAGCATCGGCACTCGTCTCCATTGTGGACGCCAAGTTGCGTGATCCACTTCAGGTCAGCCTCGGACCAGACGGTGTACAACGTCTCTTCAGCACCAGCGGAATAGTAAACGTCGAAACAGTGCGACAAAACCTCATCGGATAGTCCTTGGAATGTCGAATCCCACCAGTCAAATCGTAAACAAAGCATGGAACTTTGCTCATGTTCTCCGTGACGACGGACTGTCGTACATGGGGTACACGGAGCAGATCACGTTCCTTTTGTTTCTGAAGATGGCCGACGAGCAGTCAAAGCCACCATACAACCGTGAACCCATCGTCCCCAAGAAGTTCAACTGGGAGAGCCTGACGAAACGAGACGGCGACGATCTGCTCATTCACTATCGCCACTTGCTGGAAGAGCTTGGCAAGAAGTCGGGAATGCTCGGCGAGATTTTCCGTCGAGCAAGGCCAGAGATTCAGAACCCGTCTATTCTCCGCCGCCTCATCGTTGACTTGATTGAAGCCGAAGACTGGTCGAAGCTCGAAGCCGATGTCAAAGGCGACATCTATGAAGGAATGCTGGCTCGCAGTGCGGCGGAATCACCCAAAGGAGCCGGGCAATACTTTACGCCTCGTGAACTCATCAAGGCCATCGTCGATTGTGTTCAACCGACGCCCGAAGACATTGTTGCAGATCCAGCCGCAGGGACGGGCGGATTTCTCCTGAGTGCTCACCAGTACGTTCTCGACCATCACAAAGACCTCGACCGAGATCAGAAGAAGCACCTGAAGTCAGGTTTCGTCAAAGGATGGGAACTCGTGCCCAACACGGCTCGCCTTTGCATCATGAACCTGTATCTACATGGCGTTGAGAGTGACCCAAGTCCGATCCATTCCGGCGTCGATGCTCTGGCGAGTGAGCCCGGCGAGAAGGATCGCTGCACGTTGTTGCTGACTAATCCGCCGTTCGGCAAGAAAAGCAGTATTGCCATCGTCAACGAGGAAGGCGATCTGGAAAAAGACGATTCAACCTACGAACGAACCGACTTCTACACAACAACTAAGAACAAGCAACTCAACTTTCTTCAACATGCCAAGTCGCTGTTGAAGGTTGGTGGACGCTGCGCCGTTGTCGTACCGGACAATGTTCTGTTCGAGGGTGGTTCCGGTGAAACCGTTCGTCGAAAGCTCCTTCAACAATGCGATGTCCACACACTTCTTCGGTTACCCACGGGCATCTTTTATGCCCAAGGGGTCAAAGCAAACGTTTTATTTTTCGATGCAAAGCCTGCTCAAGAGAAGGCTTGGACCAAACGCCTGTGGGTTTACGACCTGAGAACGAACATGCACTTCACGCTGAAGACAAACCCGTTGAAGCGGAGTGATCTGGATGAGTTCGTCAAGTGTTACAAGCCAGGAGAGCCACGGGACAAACGACGAGCGACATGGTCCGAAGAGAAAGCCGAAGGTCGCTGGCGATCTTACACGCATGACGAGCTTATTAAGCGAGACAAAATCAACCTCGATCTCTTTTGGCTTAAAGACGACAGCCTCGAAAACTCAGCCGACCTGCCAGCCCCAGACATCCTTGCTCAAGAAATTGCTGATGACCTTGAGACGGCGCTGGAACAATTTCAGTCGATTGCGTCCGCACTGAACAAGGAATGAACATGCAAGACAACAATTGATGGATCATGCAACCATGAAACTGCAAACCGAGAGTCACTCCGATGCCAGAATGCGAATTCTCTGAAGACGAATATGAAGATGCGTTGATCGACGAATTGAAGAATCAATATGGGCCTGGCCGTATCCATTTCAAGCCATCACGCACGCTGGAGAATTCACTTGGCTATGACTTTGCGATCGAAACCAATTACGACTATTTCCGTCGTCCTGGCGTCATGCTTGATGACCCTCGCCTGCTAGGTCTCGTTCCACCCCAGCGTCGAGCAATGATCCCAGGCAGGTTCGTTACGGCGCTTGTACAATGCAAAATCCCGTACCATGTGAGCCGAAGACACGCAACAACGCAGCACATCTTTGACTACTGGCGTGAGCCGTACTTCCGGTTTGATCTCGACAGTGAGCAGAATCAAAAGCTCGCTGATACTGAACAGGCTTTGCAAAGCCTTGCTCTTGTTCGTTATGGAACACCCTGTTTTGCGACATTCTCAGAAATCGAAGGATGGTCGGCAGCGAGGTTAGTAACGCAACGCACGCATTTTCAATCCCCTGCCCGCACACTTGGTCATCGACTCTACACCTATGTGTCGCCATTGCGGCCAGGAAGAGCTTACTCCACGCCTGAAGACATCCCACCCGATTTCCTTGCACCAAAACTGGTTCGCTTGGGTGAAAGTGTTCCGAATATGCGTTGGTGTGCATACGTACTTTTGATCTGGCAATCGCTTCTTAGATCTAAGGGCCTGACACAGAGTTTGGGAATTGAAACTGGGGATCTCAACGCTGCCGACCTTGCGCTTGGCCAACTAGCTGATCTGCCGCTCGACCCACTGGGTTTGCTGGACGTTGAGACCCAGATCGGATTTACAAATGCTCTGAACCAAGAAGGGCAATTGGCTTCGCTTCGCTATTATGCGGCTATGATTTTTGCTATTCATAGGATCTTCCGATCACAGCTTCGATGCAAGTGGAACGTTTTCTGGACATCAACTCAAGGCTGACATAGGTAGAATCCATGACTGAAGATGAAGAAGATTGTTACCTCCATTCGAGCGACGAATCATTTTTTGCACAGAGAAAGTTTGATGCCGAGCAACGAATACAGGCTAGCGAACGCAACACAAAAATTGCCGCTCGATATCAAGTGGCAACTCGGGAAGAGATGCAACGGATCACGCCGTTGTGGAGCCACGAACCGTCAAAACTGCATCATAACTTTGAGAATGGGTTCGAGGGTTTCTTCCCAAACGGCTACCTCTTGCTAGAAGCAGATCTGGACGAGATTCTTACTCGACTGCATTCGGACTACTCGGTAGATCCTGAAATACTCTTCCCCGAGAAACGAGAGAGACTCACGATTGCTCAGGTAATCCATGAATGGGAGTCGAAAAAGGCGTTAACCCCACCGCTCATGTGGCACTTAAATGGCACAATTGCCGTTAGTGCAGGTAATCATCGATTGGCGTCTGCGTCGTATCTCGGTACCGAACGCATTCCGTTCTATATCAGATCGGAAGATGAGAGTTTCTTTCTCGCAATTGAATCGGTAGAAGAATTGGACCGTGGTACATGGCCATGACCGACTGCCCATAAAAATGAGGCCAGGCCCAGTTCCGATGAAGAGGCGGATTGTTTTAGCGCATCTTGCTCACGCCCGCTTGCGACGTTTCCCTGCCCCAGCGGGACAACGGTGAACTCAAAGAAGTCGGTCAGGAATTACTCTTTCGCTTGGGGACTTTTCACCGCAAATTCTTGACGCACGAGCTACATGATATGAGCATCGGGCTGGATCTGGTTGCGTTCCTTAATAAGAACGATGAAGCGAACCCGATGCTTTTTCTTGTGCACATAGGAAAGGCCCTCACTTCGCTCGGGCCAGTCCGCTCATGCAAGTCCAACTCTGCTCGCCCACGGCTCAAACGTTTCCCAACGATAGGCCACACGTCGCTGAATCGAGTAGATTGGTTTGTCACACTTGCATCGATCATGCATCCACAATGAGAAAGCAAATGCCTTACGATAATTGAGTCTTAAACGTCGCTCTTTCGCTCTGAAATACTGCCGAATCTCAGCGATGCTTACTGGCCAAAACTTTCCAATGGTTCCGTGTTTCCGCAATCCTGTCTTGGGAACGAAGAGCCGTCGCTTCTTGCGAAAAATGTCTGAGTTCTCACCTTTCGCTACCCTCGCCTTGAGCACGTATCTGGTGCAGAGCCAGGGGTTATCAATCCGCTTAATAGACGTTCTCGAAGGGTCGTCCTTCAATGCGTCCAGGCAGGTCGTCTTAATAACATCTGGTGGCCACGAATTGGTCACGAGTAAGTGATAGTGAACTTTGTTAGACCTTCCCGCCTCACGCACCCAGAACGCAACAATCCCTGCCGCATCAAGTCGTCGCTTCACTCGATTCCAATTGGATCGGACATCGGTCGGTGATTGAAAATCTTTGAAGTTGATCGTGACGTGTTGAAGAAGGCGTATCCCGTACGCTCTTCGAGCACGATCCACACAACGAGCTAATTTCGACGCACAGCGTGTGTAGCTTGGAATCGACTCGGTCCACGATTCCGGTGGAATGTCGTAGCTCGAATAGGGCGAAGGTTCTCTCTGAAAAAGATCGGTGTTTGTACTACTATACATTGTAATCTCCCGGTTACATAACTTGGCCGTCTGCCACGAAGTGGTAGACGGCCTTTGTCTTATAGTAGTAGTGTGTGTTGTGTTTTTTAGATATTAGTTTACTAGCAGCCGTTGTTCACATCGGCGGTATGCCATCATGTAGCGCCGCAAGAGCGTTGATGACGTTATCGATCCGAGTGCCGATTGCAATTGGCTCCAATGACCTAACGGCTCGAAACATTCCAGCCAGTCGAAGCCTTCGTCGTGAAGCATGAGCTTGGCGAACCCAGATCCCACCACCACTTATCCCAACGAATTCGTTGAATTCGAGTCTGACCTGCATTGTCGAGTGTACAGGTGTGCCTAAGACTTTTTCCGGTAGCTCCAAAAGCATGTGATGTTCAGGTGCTTCTGAGTGCTTTGCCGTATCCGCCAGTTCACATCCAATGTTCAGTCGTTGAACGAGCACTGGCAGATGTGGTTGTCCAGCCTGTCCAGCGTCACTTAATAGCAGTGGGAATCCGTAGATCTCGCATTTCCACGCCGGTGATATGGGGGCGACAAGATCACGTTGCGCTATGAATTTCTTTTTCTTGCGAAGTTGCTGCACCGTTGGTTTGCAAAGCTCGAACAGAACGACATCGAGAGTCTTCTCGTCTAGGAAAAATGCCTGCTTGAAGTGAAGAGGAACGCTTTCCTCCCCTCGATCGCTTGGCAGGTGCCGAAAGTGATCGGAGGTCGAAGCAAACCACTCAAAACTGCCAGGGTTGTCGTGCTCGCATGGCCAATCGTGGGCTGCCGTCATCACGAAATGATTGCCCCCAATCTGCAAAAGCAGGCCCGTTCGATCCTGGACAATCGGGTATTCTCCGTCCAACCAAGCGAGCGGCACTGTTGCCAAATGCGGTAGCTCAGAGTGAATAAGACGCCTGCTTTTGTTTCGTCGTCGCAGTCGGCGATGTCGGTTTTGTCTCGCATTGTTATTGCCCATTGGACTACACCTTTTTTCCTTGGACTGAAAAATCAATCTCTTGTTGCGATGACAGGAGTTCGGCGATGTGGATCAGCAGCGATCGAATGTTGTTTGCTGCTACCTTGATTGATGCATTCTACTTTCCGACAGTGAAGGCAATGATTAACAGAATCCATCCGAAAGCAGATTACTAACTGGAATAGGTAGCTTGCTTGGCGGTTTTTCATATCGTAGGGCGGCGGCGATTAGCTCCCACCCTGCGTCCTAAGGAGTCGATCATCTGATAGCAGGCAGCCGATCTTCTGATAAAGAACTTCCCTGCCAGCATGGAGCAGTGCTGCGAATCACCCGTAAAGTATTTGCTGGAAACGACTTGAGGCATTTCCGAACGGCGTTGAGTTAGCTGTAAATATGATTCCCGCCGCCTCCATCAAAAAGCCGCTTGCCAAACTTTGGCAGGCGGCTTTTTTGTTTGCCCAGCGAAGCTGGCAAACCCAGTCGGTGCTTGTCACCGACCAAGCCCTGTTCATGGGGAATTGAATCCGACTCGCAAGGGTTCCGCCGGTGACTGCGGGTCTGAAGGAAGCGATAGGAGGACGATGGAACGTAGCGAAAGCGAACCCGATTCGGCTGCCGGCGGGGGCGAGCGTGCAAAAAGTCGCGATGCCCGATACATGAACAGCCGCCGGAAGTGTTTGGGGACGTCATCATCGTCAGGGAGCCAGTGCAGTAACTGGGGAGACCTGACATTATCCGTGGCCGCGTTAGCTCCCCCAAAGGCGAAGCGTGAGAAGCCGGTAAGGTCGCTTCAAGTGGAAACACAAGAAGCGATCGATGTGGTGTCAGGAGTCAGATGAACCCGTAGTAGTGAATAAGTCGCGGCCCGTGAAAGCTGGTAACAGTCTGGAGGACAAAACCGTGGCGACGACGTGCAAAGCATCGGCGGTAACCGAAGCGAGTCACGCCGGACAGAGATGACTCAAAAGGTCATCACTGGATGCGAAGGGGTGAAGTTTTATTTGTGATTGGAGAGAACACCGAAAACGAACAACCGGCAGCCGACACGATCCGGAGAGATCGAAGACTCCGGGGACCGGTCCACAGTGGCGATGCGAGGAACTGCTAAGCTGCTCGATTCGTCCGTCGGCGTGGAAGTAACTCAGCAAACTCGACGCCTCGCGATTGTCCTTTACTGGAATAGCACACGAGGCGTCGGCTGAGTGAACCGCCACCCTGCCAACCGATTCGACAGAAAGCGATCGACCCAACGAAAGACCACCGACCGACAGTCATGAAGCGAACCTACTACAGCCTCTACGACCGACTGCTTGATCGCCGAGCTTTGGCTCGCGCGTTCGAGAAAGTCCGACGTGCCAAGGGTGCACCTGGCATCGACGGGCAAGCGATCGATGCGTTTGAAGCTGATTTACTGGGGGAGCTGACGCGGTTGGTGAGCGAACTGCGGAGCAAGACTTACCGGCCCAGTGCGGTCCGCCGAGTTTCGATCCCGAAACCGGAAGGCGGCCAGCGGCATCTTGGCATCCCAACAGTTCGCGACCGAGTCGTCCAGCAAGCGTTGCTGGACATCCTGCAGCCGATCTTTGATCCTGACTTTCATCCATCAAGCTACGGTTACCGACCGGGCCGCAGTTGCCAACAGGCAGTCGCCAAAGCAACGATGTTCATCCGGCGATATGGTCTCGACCAAGTCGTCGATATGGATCTCTCGAAATGCTTTGACCGGTTGGATCACGGCTTGATTCTCTCGTCGATCCGTCGTCGGGTGACCGATGGCAGCATTTTGAATCTGATCAAAATGTTTTTGACCAGCGGAGTGATGAACGAAGGTGTCTGGGAGGCGACGGAGCTTGGCAGCCCGCAAGGCGGTGTTGTCAGTCCCCTGATCGCCAATATTTACCTGGATGCTTTCGACCAGGAGATGATGCGTCGTGGTTACCGAATCGTTCGGTATGCCGATGACATTCTGATCCTGTGTCGGAGCAAGCGATCGGCGGCTCATGCGATGAGCGTTGCAGTGGAGATTCTGGAAGGTGATTTGAAGTTGACCGTCAATCGCGATAAGACGCACCTGACTTCAGCCTGTGAGGGTGTGAAGTTCTTGGGCGTCGTGATCGGCAGCATGCACACCCGCATTGCTGCCGAGAAAGTCGCGGCCTTCAAGGCGAAGGTCAAAGTGATCACTCGCAAGAACAGCCCGGTGAACTTGGAGAAGGTCATTGCTGACCTGAATCCGGTGCTTCGCGGCTGGGGCAGCTACTTCCGGATGGCGAACTGCAAAGGTCTGTATCGCGAGTTGGCTAGATGGATTCGGCGACGATTACGGGCCAAGCAACTCGCGTTGTGGAAGAAACCGACGCGTCTGATTCGCCGCTTGCGGCAGGTCGGCGTACGTGGTGACCTCCAGAAGATGCGAATGACCGCGTGGCGTACGTCGCGTAGTTCTTACGCCAGTATGGCCATCAGCAATGGCTTCCTGGCGGAACTTGGCCTGTTTGACTTGACCGAATTGGAGACTGGAGGCCTTCCTGGATTAACCTAGGCAAGTAAAACAGGAGCCGTATACGGACCCGTACGTACGGTTCTGTGAGAGGGCTGAGTCAGCGGTCGCTCCGCTGGCTCACCCTACTCGATCGTTGCCGTCGGGATCTTTGTTACATCAACGCGGCGTTCCCGAAGGGACCCAAGACGGTAGCCGGAGGTCGATGCGTAGCGGCGCACCTCCGGTTTGCGAGGCCCCTTCTCGCGGGGCAATCCCGACGGGATTGCAGATGGCTGTGCGCCCCCGTCAGGGAATGCCGTGCAGCATTTTTTTAAGGCATCGTGGTTCTGACGGTAGCGGAAGTCGTCAAGACTTTCGATTCACGGTGGGTGGCCTCTACGGCGGGTGGGGCCCGAAACTCTTGACGAGTTGCGCTACGGGATTTGCGCATGGTGTTTGCTTGCTCGGTGCCGCGTGCGATTGCTATTTCGTCTTTGTCACTTGCTCGGCCATCGCCTGGAAACGCTGCAGCCAGGAGGCGGTGATGGTTTCAGCGATCGTTGGATTCGATTTTTGATTTAGCTGATCAGCTGTCTTGCCCCAATAGAAACTGATCCAACCGTCGGTGAACTCGGACGATTGCGATACGAATTCCGCGAGTTCTGCTACGGAGCACTTCATCGGAAACATCTCTTCAACTACCAGTGGCTTTCCAATGTCGTAGGCTCGTAATGCGGTGATCGCTTCTTCCACTTGCCCCTTCTCGGGATAGAAGTGGACCGATACGAAATCGAGCCGCTCGCCGACCTCTGGTGAATAGAAGAACGGCTTCCCCCCACCAAATACAAAGACCCACGGGATGACTCCCACGGTGATCATGTGATCTTCATCCTGATCGCGGATCGCGTCGACCATCTGATCGACCCACGCTTTGGCGACTTGCTGACGCGTTCGTCCCGCCAGATCGAGCGCCAAGCGTTGCACAAAGAACTTGCCTCCCAGTTCGCCACCCAGCCACTGCGATTCCGCCGGTTCTCCGGATTTCCTTTTGCCCGGCAGGATCGGTTCGTTCATCAGGTCGTAACAAAACACGGCGGGACTGTTGCGGCAAACCTGGGCAATCGATCCCCAGAACAAGGCCTGTGTTTTCCAACGGTCCTGTTCACTCAGGCGGTCGAACCATTCCGGAACATTGGCTTTGTGGTAACACGCAAGCCCGGTGATATCGAGGTAGAGTCCGGTTTCCTCCGCCAGCTTTAACAGTTTGGCCAGCTGATCCAGTGCGGTTTGATTCGGTTGGTCCGCTGCGTTCATAAACTTGCCGATCTGCAGATGGATCCGGACGCAATTCGCTCCGAGCGCTTTGATCTCTGCAAAGTCTTCGACGACTTCCTCCCAACGCTCAATCCAGTACTCGTCGAGCAGTTCACCTCGACTGTTGTGATCGTAGTTCACACCCCAGACAACAAACCGCTGCTGGGACTCTCCAATCGCAAAGTGTTTGCCGTCATCGGAAACACGCACTCTCTGCAACGGCTGGGCATCCGCTGGAGTCGCAAAAAGAACGACAAGCAAGCCGAGCTGAGCAACTTTTCTGCTAATCCGTCGCAGCAACTGCGTGCGGACTAACACTGCAAGCAATGGACGCGTGTTGGCAGCGATGCAGTTGGACATACAGATGGGTTCCCAAGAACGAGGACGTGATCGAGCGATAATTTCAACGATTCGTCGATGCAGCGTGTCATCGCATAACGGTACAGTGTCCACACTAATCTTCAGGGTAGTGGACGAGGTCACGAGTCCTTTCGCACCAGACATTATGGGGACTCGTAACCTCCTGTTGATTACCCACAAGTCGCCGCAAAAACAGCTCGTTTTGGCACGGTATTTGCGTTTGTAGTATTTCATTTTGCACAATGGAATCTCAAGGTGAAAGCATGCAACCGACCAGTATCGCATACGAATTTCAAGATATTCAACTTGGAGACAAACGTCTCAACGATCGAGCCGAAGCGTTGCTCGCCTCGCTGGCGGCCAACCCTTCGGCCAGTATCAACGAAGCTTGCAGTGGCTGGGACGAAACCAAAGCCGCCTACCGTCTATTCGATAACCCCAACGTCGATCCCGAAGCCATTCTCGGGGCTCACGCTGAAAAGACACTCCAACGAATCAAAGCCCAAGACACCGTTTGCATCGCACAAGATACCACCGAACTGGACTACACCGCGCATCCGCCCGAAGGCGTCCGCAATCTCGATCGCTTAGGCCGCCGTGGACTTTACGATCATTCCCACATCGCCTTCACGCCGGAGAAACTTTGTCTCGGGGTGGTCGGTGTTAAGTTCTACGATCGCGACAAAGAATCGCTCGGCACCAGCAAGAAGCGAGAAGGCCAACCACTACACACCGGCGAAGGGCAACGATGGCTCGATGGTTATCGCAAGGCCTGCGAGATCGCCGGAAAATGTCCTGAAACTCAGATCGTTTCGCTGGCCGATCGCGAAGGAGACATCTACGACATTTTCGTCGAAGCCGATCAGCATGAAACACCGGCTCAGTTCGTCATTCGCTCGCAGCGAAAACGCTCGTTGCCGGAGAAAGACCCCGATGGCGGGCCTGCGGCTTATAAGAAAATGCGTGCCGAAATCGCATCCGCCCAGCCGGTCGCTTACCGCGAAGTCCAGCTTCCCCAAACGCCCGAGCGAACCAAAGGATCAGGAAACAAACAACACCCCGGCCGTGAAGCACGCACTGCGAAGTTAGAAATTCGAGCGAAGCGGATGACTCTTCGTGCGCCACACAACAAGCAGTCTTCGATGCCGCCGGTCGAGATCAGTGTCGTTTGGGTGAGCGAGATCGATGGCCCAGGCGACGGAACCGAAGTCGACTGGCTGT from Rosistilla oblonga includes the following:
- the ltrA gene encoding group II intron reverse transcriptase/maturase; protein product: MKRTYYSLYDRLLDRRALARAFEKVRRAKGAPGIDGQAIDAFEADLLGELTRLVSELRSKTYRPSAVRRVSIPKPEGGQRHLGIPTVRDRVVQQALLDILQPIFDPDFHPSSYGYRPGRSCQQAVAKATMFIRRYGLDQVVDMDLSKCFDRLDHGLILSSIRRRVTDGSILNLIKMFLTSGVMNEGVWEATELGSPQGGVVSPLIANIYLDAFDQEMMRRGYRIVRYADDILILCRSKRSAAHAMSVAVEILEGDLKLTVNRDKTHLTSACEGVKFLGVVIGSMHTRIAAEKVAAFKAKVKVITRKNSPVNLEKVIADLNPVLRGWGSYFRMANCKGLYRELARWIRRRLRAKQLALWKKPTRLIRRLRQVGVRGDLQKMRMTAWRTSRSSYASMAISNGFLAELGLFDLTELETGGLPGLT
- a CDS encoding restriction endonuclease FokI C-terminal domain-containing protein, with the translated sequence MILTPEQQSRAIEVMQEYLAAPQGPEGVTPAEASTERDRQRIELIEGELLPLVQAYLAGQTPLDEFKSKVDGINKRNEHWGFKGIKGQMFFNMVVNVSSDPGECDQELKSAIAVPTSEDMARSRIRTFASYVRRLGEEHVEGGRSKQGRPKAGSIPFFLSYFWQLQSRDVWPVYYTNGVKTMSDLNLWLPTDDLAADYISFKHLHEELAALFTEKSGEKFGLYDVEHVFWFKGGNPYGGSKPLPKEQIEPTVEEPDEIIVAPKLDRLPDSYVPPVIAVLPRIAANEAGFDDLAKASGISLSRAFEKNIHAAFTILGFDAKLLGQGGGRVPDGIAVEHDSSYALIWDAKVRGDGYSMGTDDRTIREYITTQSRELKRRRSIRNVYYVVVSSEFSDDFDESIRSMKMETEISEVCLLEASALVSIVDAKLRDPLQVSLGPDGVQRLFSTSGIVNVETVRQNLIG
- a CDS encoding IS4 family transposase — translated: MQPTSIAYEFQDIQLGDKRLNDRAEALLASLAANPSASINEACSGWDETKAAYRLFDNPNVDPEAILGAHAEKTLQRIKAQDTVCIAQDTTELDYTAHPPEGVRNLDRLGRRGLYDHSHIAFTPEKLCLGVVGVKFYDRDKESLGTSKKREGQPLHTGEGQRWLDGYRKACEIAGKCPETQIVSLADREGDIYDIFVEADQHETPAQFVIRSQRKRSLPEKDPDGGPAAYKKMRAEIASAQPVAYREVQLPQTPERTKGSGNKQHPGREARTAKLEIRAKRMTLRAPHNKQSSMPPVEISVVWVSEIDGPGDGTEVDWLLLSSLPVDTIAQTLRIVDLYVARWPIEVFFRVFKTGCRVEEIQLEARDRLIGALMFYKVIAWRIMFVTFLGRECPELPCDVVFSEAEWKSVWKVVEKTAPPKQAPELSQFIPVLATLGGYNHRQGDGPPGAEVIWRGTRRMLDFALCWQAFGPDQ
- a CDS encoding cellulase family glycosylhydrolase, which gives rise to MSNCIAANTRPLLAVLVRTQLLRRISRKVAQLGLLVVLFATPADAQPLQRVRVSDDGKHFAIGESQQRFVVWGVNYDHNSRGELLDEYWIERWEEVVEDFAEIKALGANCVRIHLQIGKFMNAADQPNQTALDQLAKLLKLAEETGLYLDITGLACYHKANVPEWFDRLSEQDRWKTQALFWGSIAQVCRNSPAVFCYDLMNEPILPGKRKSGEPAESQWLGGELGGKFFVQRLALDLAGRTRQQVAKAWVDQMVDAIRDQDEDHMITVGVIPWVFVFGGGKPFFYSPEVGERLDFVSVHFYPEKGQVEEAITALRAYDIGKPLVVEEMFPMKCSVAELAEFVSQSSEFTDGWISFYWGKTADQLNQKSNPTIAETITASWLQRFQAMAEQVTKTK
- a CDS encoding HsdM family class I SAM-dependent methyltransferase, which translates into the protein MSNPTSQIVNKAWNFAHVLRDDGLSYMGYTEQITFLLFLKMADEQSKPPYNREPIVPKKFNWESLTKRDGDDLLIHYRHLLEELGKKSGMLGEIFRRARPEIQNPSILRRLIVDLIEAEDWSKLEADVKGDIYEGMLARSAAESPKGAGQYFTPRELIKAIVDCVQPTPEDIVADPAAGTGGFLLSAHQYVLDHHKDLDRDQKKHLKSGFVKGWELVPNTARLCIMNLYLHGVESDPSPIHSGVDALASEPGEKDRCTLLLTNPPFGKKSSIAIVNEEGDLEKDDSTYERTDFYTTTKNKQLNFLQHAKSLLKVGGRCAVVVPDNVLFEGGSGETVRRKLLQQCDVHTLLRLPTGIFYAQGVKANVLFFDAKPAQEKAWTKRLWVYDLRTNMHFTLKTNPLKRSDLDEFVKCYKPGEPRDKRRATWSEEKAEGRWRSYTHDELIKRDKINLDLFWLKDDSLENSADLPAPDILAQEIADDLETALEQFQSIASALNKE